In Bacteroidia bacterium, one genomic interval encodes:
- a CDS encoding DUF4249 domain-containing protein — MKTNHLKSFALILAATILFSSCEKDITVNLPKQKQQYVVEGYIENGLPAYVMLSKTADYFSPVDSAALQQYMVKNAIVIISDGDITDTLLQVDPSIGYFYFSPKIIGQTGKNYTLRIITPDNDVLTSETKMLPAVPLDSVWFKIQEGKDSLGYVWAHLKDPDTLGNCYRWFAKRLNKDKMFIAPSGSVFEDKFINGKAFDFAYNRGHLPNSTALEDENEEAGFFKAGDTIMVKFCTITQESYKFWRMAESQAGSSGSPFGSPAVFPTNIKGGIGIFEAFNPSFYTVIAKKPD; from the coding sequence ATGAAAACAAATCATCTAAAATCATTTGCATTAATTTTAGCGGCAACAATATTATTCAGCTCTTGCGAAAAAGATATTACCGTAAATCTCCCCAAACAAAAACAACAATATGTTGTAGAGGGATATATCGAAAATGGATTACCTGCCTATGTCATGCTTTCTAAAACTGCTGATTATTTTTCGCCTGTTGACTCTGCAGCATTGCAACAATACATGGTTAAAAATGCTATAGTTATTATTTCTGATGGTGATATTACAGATACACTTTTACAGGTTGATCCGTCAATCGGCTACTTTTATTTTTCACCAAAAATTATTGGGCAAACAGGTAAAAACTACACATTACGAATCATTACACCCGATAATGATGTACTCACTTCTGAAACTAAAATGCTACCTGCTGTTCCATTAGATAGTGTTTGGTTTAAAATTCAGGAAGGAAAAGACTCATTAGGTTATGTTTGGGCTCATTTAAAAGATCCTGACACTTTAGGTAATTGTTACCGATGGTTTGCTAAACGTTTAAATAAAGATAAAATGTTTATTGCACCATCTGGCTCTGTGTTTGAAGATAAATTTATTAACGGAAAAGCTTTTGACTTTGCTTATAACCGAGGACACTTACCCAACAGTACAGCACTTGAAGATGAGAATGAAGAAGCAGGATTCTTTAAAGCCGGTGATACCATAATGGTAAAGTTTTGCACCATAACACAAGAAAGTTACAAGTTTTGGCGTATGGCAGAATCACAGGCCGGAAGCAGTGGTAGTCCATTTGGTTCGCCTGCAGTCTTTCCTACAAATATAAAAGGTGGCATTGGAATTTTTGAAGCGTTTAACCCAAGCTTCTATACGGTAATTGCAAAAAAGCCTGACTAA
- a CDS encoding class I SAM-dependent methyltransferase — protein sequence MQKWFQSWFDSPYYHILYKDRDSQEAEYFLDNLLEQIHLPLKSNILDIACGKGRHSIFLADKGFYVTGLDLSEQSIEYCKQFERQNLEFYIHDMREIFRTNCYDVALNLFTSFGYFNSEHDNHLAIRTASLSLKPGGYFILDFFNPNLIKSTSQQQHTKQVDGIEFTINKHSDGNTIEKTIQFNDSGKNFKFTESVQIISQSTFLKHFEGVGLITRHIFGDYSLNPFEENSSERMIFITQKPQ from the coding sequence ATGCAAAAGTGGTTTCAGTCGTGGTTCGATTCGCCTTATTATCATATTCTTTACAAGGATAGAGATAGTCAGGAAGCAGAGTATTTTTTGGATAATCTTTTGGAGCAAATCCATTTGCCATTAAAATCAAATATCTTAGATATTGCATGTGGCAAAGGGCGCCACAGCATATTTCTTGCAGATAAGGGTTTTTATGTTACAGGCCTTGATTTGTCGGAACAAAGCATTGAATACTGTAAACAGTTTGAGAGACAAAATCTTGAGTTTTATATCCACGACATGCGCGAAATTTTCAGGACTAATTGTTATGACGTTGCGTTGAATTTATTTACCAGTTTTGGATATTTCAATTCAGAACACGACAATCATTTAGCTATACGAACAGCATCATTGTCATTAAAACCCGGTGGTTACTTTATTCTTGATTTTTTTAATCCTAACCTTATCAAAAGCACCTCGCAACAGCAACATACAAAGCAAGTAGATGGAATTGAATTTACAATAAATAAGCACTCAGATGGGAATACCATTGAAAAGACCATTCAGTTTAATGATTCAGGAAAGAACTTTAAGTTTACAGAATCGGTACAAATTATTTCACAAAGTACATTTCTTAAACACTTTGAAGGGGTAGGCTTGATAACAAGACATATCTTTGGAGATTATTCTTTGAATCCATTTGAAGAGAATAGTAGTGAGCGAATGATTTTTATAACTCAAAAACCTCAATGA
- a CDS encoding ZIP family metal transporter encodes MTASFIILFLLITGGGLLYFLLNKSNDTLLKLSLAFSGAYLFGITITHLVPEVFSQGDKSMGIYVMAGFLFQIILEYFSKGIEHGHIHLHEQKQHAIFPLSMMISLCIHAFFEGVPMAEAQQRQSLMMGIAMHHIPVAFALMSMLMNSGVSKTVSVFSLVVFAAMSPAGAIFGIYLGDTLMAEWFNKIMAIVIGIFLHISTTILFESDSNHRFNFIKMAVILAGVIFSLLV; translated from the coding sequence ATGACGGCATCATTTATTATCTTATTTCTTCTTATTACTGGCGGTGGATTACTTTATTTTTTATTAAATAAAAGTAATGACACATTATTAAAATTGTCTCTTGCATTTTCCGGAGCGTATTTATTTGGTATAACCATCACACATTTAGTACCTGAAGTTTTTAGTCAGGGCGATAAATCCATGGGTATTTATGTTATGGCCGGCTTTTTATTTCAGATTATACTTGAATATTTTTCAAAAGGAATTGAACACGGGCATATTCATTTACATGAGCAAAAACAACATGCAATTTTTCCGTTATCTATGATGATAAGTTTATGTATTCATGCATTTTTTGAAGGTGTACCTATGGCAGAAGCTCAGCAGCGCCAATCGCTCATGATGGGAATTGCTATGCATCATATTCCGGTTGCATTTGCACTGATGAGTATGCTGATGAATTCAGGTGTTTCTAAAACAGTGTCTGTCTTTTCATTAGTTGTTTTTGCCGCTATGTCTCCAGCTGGAGCAATCTTTGGTATTTATCTTGGTGACACTTTGATGGCTGAATGGTTTAATAAAATTATGGCAATTGTGATTGGAATTTTTCTGCATATTAGCACCACTATCTTATTTGAAAGTGATAGTAACCATCGTTTTAACTTTATTAAAATGGCTGTAATTCTAGCCGGAGTTATTTTTTCATTGTTAGTATAA
- the corA gene encoding magnesium/cobalt transporter CorA, with protein sequence MAKIRRLSVKLSRKKTTHPGAQPGSFSIPSDALSPKALCFIYDKESFQETDITQFDQLINVYQNLGEKTLWLHVAGFGDKSFYESLTTLFQLHRLELEDVFNVYQRPKVDEYEGHLFFVSRLLSMTDESLNNDQLSLILGKNFVITIQEKYQDFFDPIRLRLRNGKGNMRTFRAGYLAYALMDAVIDHYYPALEKIGLKLDDLEDELLSNPSQDSMNRILQIKRELIVFRRAIWPERDKINDILRSSFDEVPEETKLFFRDSYDHCIQILDIVESYKEVTASLMDVYLSSVSHKLNQVMKVLTIISTIFIPLTFIVGLYGMNFQLENPKTGESLPMNMPELYSPYGYVGVIVVMLLIVVIQLYIFHRKGWIRFRG encoded by the coding sequence ATGGCAAAGATCAGAAGACTAAGCGTAAAACTCAGCCGTAAGAAAACAACACATCCCGGAGCACAGCCTGGAAGTTTTTCTATACCATCTGATGCTTTATCACCAAAAGCACTTTGTTTTATATATGACAAAGAATCGTTTCAGGAGACAGATATTACCCAATTCGACCAATTAATAAATGTCTATCAGAATTTAGGTGAAAAAACACTCTGGCTACATGTTGCAGGATTTGGAGATAAATCATTTTATGAAAGCCTGACAACACTTTTTCAGTTACACAGATTGGAATTAGAAGATGTTTTCAATGTATATCAACGACCTAAAGTTGATGAATATGAAGGTCATTTATTTTTTGTGAGCAGGCTGCTTAGCATGACTGATGAATCACTTAATAACGATCAGTTAAGTTTAATTCTAGGAAAAAATTTCGTCATAACCATTCAGGAAAAATATCAAGACTTTTTTGACCCCATTCGTTTGCGTCTGCGAAATGGCAAAGGGAATATGCGCACATTTCGTGCAGGGTATCTTGCTTATGCATTGATGGATGCAGTAATAGACCATTATTATCCGGCACTTGAAAAAATAGGACTCAAATTGGATGATTTGGAAGATGAACTATTAAGCAATCCTTCGCAAGATTCAATGAATAGAATACTTCAAATAAAACGGGAATTAATAGTGTTCAGAAGAGCAATTTGGCCCGAAAGAGATAAAATTAATGATATTTTACGTTCATCATTTGACGAAGTTCCTGAAGAAACAAAGCTGTTTTTCAGAGACTCTTACGATCATTGCATTCAAATTCTTGACATTGTTGAAAGCTACAAAGAGGTTACTGCAAGCTTGATGGATGTTTATCTATCCAGTGTAAGTCACAAACTCAATCAGGTAATGAAAGTGCTTACTATTATATCTACAATTTTTATTCCTTTAACTTTTATTGTTGGTCTTTATGGCATGAACTTTCAGCTTGAAAATCCCAAAACCGGAGAAAGCTTGCCAATGAACATGCCTGAATTGTATTCACCATATGGTTATGTTGGTGTTATTGTTGTAATGTTACTGATAGTTGTAATTCAATTGTACATTTTTCATCGCAAAGGTTGGATACGTTTCAGAGGATGA
- a CDS encoding efflux RND transporter periplasmic adaptor subunit, translated as MKASRFLLIGLVIAGLIAVKLIFFPGVKTSKFGGKANAAVVPVTGFIVRSQPLENNLKANGTINAYEQTDLRAEISGRIVAIFFKDDQPVKKGQLLIQIYNDDLKANLSKSTAVLKQTQDRLKRQEKLLEIGGVSTEEVEETQTEAATQKAEIDYLNLQITKTEIYAPYDGIVGIRDISIGNYINSSSVIATVYQVNPLKIDFTVPEKYLPYISKGMKIKFTTDVTKKEYEGEISAINPMIDPSTRMVRLRAITENSDRSLTPGSFAHIQVDFKITENAILIPTQAVIPILKGKKVFISKNGKAEEKIIETGERTPDKVEVISGLTVGDTVLTTGILQVRKGSDIKFSEVK; from the coding sequence ATGAAAGCATCACGATTTTTATTAATAGGATTAGTCATTGCCGGATTAATTGCTGTTAAGCTGATATTTTTCCCGGGAGTCAAAACATCAAAATTTGGTGGCAAAGCAAATGCTGCTGTAGTTCCTGTTACCGGGTTTATTGTCCGTTCTCAACCTCTCGAAAACAATTTGAAGGCTAATGGAACTATTAATGCTTACGAGCAAACAGACTTACGTGCAGAGATTTCAGGACGCATTGTTGCAATATTTTTTAAAGATGATCAGCCGGTCAAAAAAGGCCAGTTACTGATACAGATCTATAATGATGATTTGAAAGCGAATCTTTCGAAAAGTACAGCGGTATTAAAACAAACTCAAGACCGGTTAAAGCGACAGGAAAAACTGTTGGAAATAGGAGGGGTTAGCACAGAGGAAGTAGAAGAGACACAAACTGAAGCTGCCACTCAGAAAGCAGAAATAGATTATTTGAATCTGCAGATAACCAAGACTGAAATTTATGCACCATATGATGGAATTGTAGGAATCAGAGATATCAGTATTGGGAATTATATAAATTCTTCAAGTGTAATTGCAACAGTTTATCAGGTTAACCCATTAAAAATTGATTTTACTGTTCCTGAAAAGTACCTTCCTTATATAAGTAAGGGAATGAAAATCAAATTTACGACAGATGTAACTAAGAAGGAATATGAAGGAGAAATATCAGCAATTAATCCAATGATTGATCCTTCAACAAGGATGGTACGCCTTCGTGCAATTACTGAAAACAGCGACCGTTCACTCACACCGGGTTCTTTTGCTCACATTCAGGTTGATTTTAAAATCACCGAGAATGCAATTCTAATACCTACTCAAGCTGTAATTCCGATTTTGAAAGGCAAAAAAGTTTTTATCAGTAAAAATGGTAAGGCAGAAGAAAAAATTATTGAAACAGGTGAACGAACACCGGATAAGGTAGAAGTTATCTCGGGATTGACTGTGGGAGATACCGTGCTGACAACGGGAATATTACAGGTTAGAAAAGGAAGTGATATAAAATTCAGTGAGGTAAAGTAG
- a CDS encoding Hsp20/alpha crystallin family protein — MTLIKFKNEPASRMMDRSPMFSDLFNDFFDGVISNNITKSFSPSVNVKESDHEFKLELAAPGLSKEDFKINIENDMLNISAEKKEEQATQSEKYTRKEFSYASFKRTFTLPETADSEKIAAQYDNGVMTLVIPKKDEARPKPLREIKIS, encoded by the coding sequence ATGACACTCATTAAATTTAAAAACGAACCGGCATCAAGAATGATGGACCGCTCACCAATGTTCAGTGATTTGTTTAACGACTTCTTTGATGGTGTGATTAGCAACAACATCACTAAATCATTCAGTCCTTCTGTAAACGTTAAGGAATCTGATCACGAATTTAAACTTGAACTTGCAGCACCCGGATTAAGCAAAGAAGATTTCAAAATCAACATTGAGAATGACATGCTAAATATCAGTGCAGAGAAGAAAGAAGAACAGGCCACACAGAGCGAAAAGTACACCCGTAAAGAATTTTCGTATGCAAGCTTTAAGCGTACTTTCACTTTGCCTGAAACTGCTGATAGTGAAAAAATTGCTGCACAATATGACAACGGTGTAATGACTTTAGTAATCCCTAAAAAAGATGAGGCAAGACCAAAGCCGTTGCGTGAAATAAAAATTTCATAA
- a CDS encoding TolC family protein — translation MQQAIEKAISDNFSIRIARNQSTILNNNATLGNAGMLPQVNLNGSYVKANNNVLQELSNGTSTEKQNAGQATVAGSAVLEWVLFDGLTMFSEYNKNTALSKQGKEQLKAMIEDVIENVSKTYFTVVKEKLLLSSINETLKFYADRLQIADSKYKIGSASKLDYLQSKVDYNAMLSQKLNKETDVYNAMVALNRLLQFSADTLLKTEDTITFVAMPAISDLINGLQENTALQASKLNMEVNRLQLNSMKGLRLPVITGLAGYYYNESRNDAGLFSLNRTNGPQFGISARYNLFNGFNSSRQISNTKLNYINSQIEYQQTRTNQIADLSSTWNAFQKAQEILTLETENTAAARENASVYLASYRLGSANLLQLNQSQESLYNALVRLVNAQYNNKTTEIHLLRLAGKLIK, via the coding sequence TTGCAACAGGCTATTGAAAAAGCGATTAGTGATAATTTTTCAATCCGTATTGCCCGAAATCAAAGCACAATTCTCAACAACAATGCAACATTAGGTAATGCAGGCATGTTACCGCAGGTTAATTTGAATGGTAGCTATGTTAAGGCTAATAACAATGTGTTGCAAGAGTTGAGCAATGGCACATCTACTGAAAAACAAAATGCAGGCCAGGCTACAGTTGCCGGCAGTGCAGTATTGGAGTGGGTGCTTTTTGACGGACTTACTATGTTTTCTGAGTATAATAAGAATACCGCACTCTCAAAACAAGGAAAAGAGCAACTGAAGGCAATGATTGAAGATGTGATTGAGAATGTGAGTAAAACATATTTTACAGTTGTAAAAGAAAAATTGTTATTGTCAAGCATCAATGAAACCTTGAAATTTTATGCAGACAGACTTCAGATTGCAGATAGTAAATATAAAATTGGTTCAGCATCTAAGTTGGATTACTTACAGTCAAAGGTAGATTACAATGCAATGCTATCACAAAAGTTGAATAAAGAAACAGATGTTTATAATGCAATGGTTGCGTTAAATCGTTTGTTACAATTTTCTGCTGACACATTACTTAAAACTGAAGACACAATTACATTTGTGGCTATGCCGGCAATAAGTGATTTGATAAATGGCCTACAGGAAAACACAGCATTGCAAGCAAGCAAACTGAATATGGAGGTAAATCGTTTGCAACTTAATTCAATGAAAGGGTTACGATTGCCTGTAATTACAGGTCTTGCAGGATATTATTATAATGAAAGTCGCAACGATGCAGGATTGTTTTCTTTGAACAGAACCAATGGTCCGCAGTTTGGAATTTCTGCACGTTATAATTTGTTTAACGGTTTCAATAGTTCGAGACAAATTAGCAATACAAAATTGAATTACATCAATTCGCAAATTGAATATCAGCAAACACGAACAAACCAAATTGCTGATTTAAGTAGCACATGGAATGCATTTCAAAAAGCGCAGGAGATTCTTACATTAGAAACGGAAAATACTGCTGCCGCCCGTGAAAATGCAAGTGTATATCTTGCCAGCTATCGCCTTGGCAGTGCAAATCTTTTACAGTTGAATCAATCGCAGGAAAGCTTGTACAATGCTTTAGTGCGGTTGGTAAATGCACAGTATAATAACAAAACTACTGAAATACATTTGCTGCGTTTGGCAGGTAAATTAATAAAATAG
- a CDS encoding efflux RND transporter permease subunit, translated as MDLSELSVKRPVLAIVMSLVILLFGIISYTFLGVREYPSIDPPIINVRTSYPGANADIIESQITEPLEKVINGIQGIRSISSTSSQGTSNITVEFNLNSDLEAAANDVRDKVSQAVRTLPRDIDGLPVVTKSDANADAIISLTVQSNTRNTLDLSDYAENVIGQQLITIPGVSTLQIWGQRKYAMRLRIYPDKLVAYKLTVQDIQNALDRENVELPAGKIAGDNTELVVRTTGQLHSEDDFNNMIIVNSGDQLIRFKDVGLAELGPENEETILRESGIPMVGIALVPQPGSNYIEIADEFYKRLDKIKVDLPSDIKIGIALDNTSFVKKSITEVEETLFIAITLVVIIIYLFFRDWLVAIRPLIDIPVSLVGAMFIMYIAGFSINVLTLLAIVLATGLVVDDGIVVTENIYKKIEAGLSPNRAAIEGTKEIFFAVVSTSVTLAAVFLPVVFMEGFVGRLFREFGVVIAGAVLISAFVSLTLTPMLNARLVRKDKKHSKFYEKTEPFFQRMNSAYENSLKWFMEARWRAWTILGSAIVLIFVLGRSLQSELSPLEDRNWLRLLITAPEGASYEYTDNFIVKISDVIEDSIPEKKGLLTVTAPGFTGAGAVNSGFARIVLSTPDKRERSQQEIADQLSGITRKMTDARVFVLQEQSLSAGGSRSALPVQFVLQNQEFDKLREVVPSFLDRANKSPVFQGVDVNLKFNKPELNVSIDRAKANALGVSVDDIAQTLQLAFSGQRFGYFIMQGKQYQVIGQVDRENRDVPYDLSKLYVKTNSGSLVQLDNLIDIKEISSPPQLYHFNRYQSATISAGLAPGYTIGDGINEMKHIGDSLLDESFSTDLTGPSRDFAESSSNVWFAFVLAIILIYLVLAAQFESFVDPFIIMITVPLAICGALISLWYFNQTLNIFSQIGIIMLIGLVTKNGILIVEFINQLREKGVERGEAIILGSVSRFRPILMTSLATSLGALPIALALGAGAKSRMSMGIVIVGGVLFALIFTLYIIPAMYSVFSRKKEKESYD; from the coding sequence ATGGATCTGAGTGAATTAAGTGTAAAACGTCCCGTTCTTGCCATAGTTATGTCTTTGGTGATACTGCTATTCGGTATCATCAGTTATACTTTTCTTGGTGTCAGAGAGTATCCCTCTATTGATCCGCCAATAATCAATGTAAGAACTTCATATCCCGGTGCAAATGCAGATATTATAGAGTCGCAGATAACGGAACCGCTTGAAAAAGTAATTAACGGTATTCAGGGTATTCGATCAATTTCTTCAACAAGCAGCCAGGGAACAAGTAATATTACAGTTGAATTTAATTTAAATTCTGATCTCGAAGCAGCAGCCAATGACGTTAGAGATAAAGTTTCACAGGCTGTACGTACTTTGCCACGAGATATTGATGGGTTACCGGTTGTAACCAAATCTGATGCTAATGCTGACGCCATCATTTCACTCACAGTTCAAAGTAATACAAGAAATACACTCGATTTAAGTGATTATGCAGAGAATGTAATTGGTCAGCAGCTTATCACCATACCTGGAGTAAGTACCCTGCAAATATGGGGACAGCGTAAATACGCAATGCGTTTGAGGATTTATCCTGATAAGCTTGTAGCATATAAGCTCACTGTTCAGGATATTCAGAATGCACTGGATCGGGAGAATGTTGAATTGCCTGCAGGAAAAATTGCCGGTGACAATACTGAACTTGTTGTTCGAACTACGGGGCAGCTGCATAGCGAAGACGATTTTAATAATATGATTATCGTTAATAGTGGTGATCAACTAATTCGTTTTAAAGATGTTGGCCTTGCAGAATTAGGACCTGAGAATGAAGAAACAATTTTAAGGGAATCTGGTATTCCAATGGTGGGAATTGCTCTTGTTCCACAACCCGGAAGTAATTACATCGAAATTGCAGATGAATTTTATAAAAGATTGGACAAAATAAAAGTTGATCTTCCTTCAGATATAAAAATTGGAATTGCACTCGACAATACATCTTTTGTAAAGAAGTCAATTACTGAAGTGGAAGAAACACTTTTCATTGCAATTACACTTGTGGTTATCATAATCTATTTGTTTTTCCGTGATTGGCTTGTAGCCATACGCCCATTGATAGATATACCGGTGTCGTTGGTTGGAGCTATGTTTATAATGTACATAGCAGGATTTTCAATAAATGTACTCACACTTTTGGCCATAGTACTTGCAACAGGACTGGTAGTAGATGATGGAATTGTGGTTACTGAAAATATTTATAAAAAAATTGAAGCAGGACTTTCTCCTAACAGGGCAGCCATTGAAGGAACTAAAGAAATATTTTTTGCTGTTGTCAGCACATCAGTCACCTTAGCAGCAGTTTTTCTTCCTGTAGTTTTTATGGAAGGATTTGTAGGACGCCTTTTCAGAGAGTTTGGTGTAGTCATTGCTGGTGCCGTACTCATTTCTGCATTTGTTTCACTAACATTAACGCCAATGCTAAATGCGCGATTAGTGAGGAAGGATAAAAAGCATTCTAAGTTTTATGAAAAGACAGAACCTTTTTTTCAACGGATGAATAGTGCTTATGAGAATTCGCTAAAGTGGTTCATGGAAGCAAGATGGCGCGCATGGACAATTTTAGGTTCGGCCATTGTATTAATTTTTGTTTTAGGCAGAAGTTTGCAAAGTGAGCTTTCTCCATTGGAAGATAGAAACTGGCTGAGGCTTTTAATTACAGCACCGGAAGGAGCTTCTTACGAATATACAGACAATTTTATTGTGAAAATTTCTGATGTAATTGAAGATTCAATTCCGGAAAAAAAGGGATTGCTTACAGTAACTGCGCCAGGATTTACAGGTGCAGGAGCAGTAAATTCAGGCTTTGCACGAATTGTACTTTCTACACCAGACAAACGTGAGCGTTCACAACAAGAAATTGCAGATCAACTTTCGGGAATCACACGCAAAATGACTGATGCCAGAGTTTTCGTTCTGCAGGAACAATCATTGTCTGCAGGTGGATCACGAAGTGCATTACCTGTTCAATTTGTTCTTCAAAATCAGGAATTCGATAAGCTAAGAGAGGTTGTGCCTTCATTTTTAGATAGAGCAAACAAAAGCCCGGTATTTCAGGGGGTGGATGTCAATCTTAAATTCAATAAACCGGAACTGAATGTTTCCATTGACAGAGCTAAAGCAAATGCATTAGGAGTGTCGGTTGATGATATTGCACAAACACTACAATTGGCATTTAGTGGACAGCGATTCGGATATTTTATTATGCAAGGAAAACAATATCAGGTAATAGGACAGGTAGATCGCGAAAATCGTGATGTGCCCTACGATCTTTCTAAACTTTATGTCAAAACAAATAGTGGGAGCCTTGTTCAACTTGATAATTTAATAGACATAAAGGAAATCAGTAGTCCGCCACAGTTGTATCATTTCAATCGCTATCAGTCTGCAACCATATCTGCGGGACTTGCACCCGGCTATACCATAGGTGACGGAATTAATGAAATGAAACATATTGGCGACAGTTTGCTTGATGAAAGTTTTTCAACTGATTTAACCGGACCATCACGCGACTTTGCCGAGAGCAGCTCTAATGTTTGGTTTGCTTTTGTGCTTGCAATTATATTAATCTATTTAGTATTGGCAGCACAGTTCGAAAGTTTTGTTGATCCATTTATAATTATGATTACTGTTCCGCTTGCTATTTGTGGTGCTTTAATTTCACTATGGTATTTTAATCAGACATTAAATATATTCAGCCAAATTGGTATCATCATGCTCATTGGTCTTGTAACAAAAAATGGAATCCTGATAGTTGAATTTATCAATCAGCTCCGTGAAAAAGGAGTTGAACGTGGCGAGGCAATTATTCTTGGTTCTGTTTCTCGTTTTCGTCCAATTTTAATGACCAGCCTTGCAACTTCATTAGGCGCACTTCCCATTGCATTAGCTTTAGGAGCAGGAGCAAAGAGCCGTATGTCAATGGGAATAGTAATTGTTGGTGGTGTGCTTTTCGCTCTTATATTTACTTTGTATATTATTCCTGCAATGTATTCTGTTTTTTCACGAAAAAAAGAAAAGGAAAGTTATGACTAA